Within Candidatus Gastranaerophilales bacterium, the genomic segment TTTGATTGCTGCTAATGTACAAAAGGCTTATAAGTTGCTGTGCGCGGCTCAGGAATGTCTGAAAAATTCGCAAAACAAAAACCTAACAATAGAGCTTCAGCAAAAAATGAACATAACTACGACAATTGCTAATGATAACCAAATTAAACTTTAATAATCTTATGGTTTAACATTTTTGTTTATCTTATAATAATTCCGGATGGATTTTATTGAGGGTATTATGAAACAGCAACTGGAAGAAATTTGTAATATTGCCCTTCAAGAAATTGAAAAGGCAGCTGCTTTAAATGATATTAAAGAAATTGAACTCAAATTTTTAAGCCGTAAAGGCGATTTGAACACTATTAAAAAAGGGCTTAAAGATTTATCAAACGAAGAAAGACCGATTATAGGCGCTTTGGCAAATGAAATTGCCCAAAAAATAGAAACAGAACTAAGAAATAAAGAAGAAATTCTTTATGCAAAAGAATTAAACGAAACACTGGAGTCACAAAAGATAGATGTTACGCTTCCCGGCAGAAGAGTAGCCGCAGGCAGGCTGCATCCTTTGACTCAGACCGTTAATGAAATTGTCGATATATTTCAGGTTTTGGGTTTTTCGCTTGTTGACAACGCTATGTCGCCTGAGGTTGAAACAGAATACTACAATTTTGATGCGCTTAATTTCCCTAAAGACCACCCCGCAAAAGACATGCAGGATACCTTCTATACAAAAGTCGCGCCGAATGTGCTGTTAAGAAGCCAAACATCCAACTCCCAGGTT encodes:
- the pheS gene encoding phenylalanine--tRNA ligase subunit alpha — protein: MKQQLEEICNIALQEIEKAAALNDIKEIELKFLSRKGDLNTIKKGLKDLSNEERPIIGALANEIAQKIETELRNKEEILYAKELNETLESQKIDVTLPGRRVAAGRLHPLTQTVNEIVDIFQVLGFSLVDNAMSPEVETEYYNFDALNFPKDHPAKDMQDTFYTKVAPNVLLRSQTSNSQVRTMEDKRPPLRVISPGRVYRCEAVSARKNNLFHQIEGLVVDKEITFGDLKGILNEFTRIYFGEARPTRFRTSFFPFTEPSVEIDVQCIMCRGKGCRTCSQTGWLEILGAGMVDPNVLKGVGIDPEVYTGFAFGMGVERLAMLKHAISDIRLFFNNDVRFLEQF